From one Simkaniaceae bacterium genomic stretch:
- the lspA gene encoding signal peptidase II, giving the protein MTITKKSLVISWIYIASLFLIDFAVKAWAMDHVHLMNWLYPSYPYGGIGVFQNFLGIDFSINYVQNTGSAWGLFSEYPTPLFIVRSILVFLLLMYQYFFIKKASYIFPITMIIGGALSNLVDCYTYGFVIDMFHFNLWGYHFPVFNVADISICLGVSALIYLSMKESLEAKRARAL; this is encoded by the coding sequence ATGACGATCACAAAAAAATCTCTGGTGATCTCTTGGATTTATATTGCTTCTCTCTTTTTGATTGATTTTGCAGTGAAGGCTTGGGCGATGGATCACGTTCATTTAATGAACTGGCTCTATCCTTCTTATCCCTATGGTGGAATTGGTGTTTTTCAAAACTTCTTGGGCATCGATTTTAGCATCAATTATGTCCAAAACACCGGAAGTGCTTGGGGACTTTTTAGTGAGTATCCAACGCCTCTATTTATTGTCCGATCGATTCTCGTCTTTCTACTGTTAATGTATCAGTATTTTTTTATTAAGAAGGCATCTTATATTTTCCCCATTACGATGATCATTGGAGGTGCGCTCAGCAATCTTGTCGATTGTTACACCTACGGTTTTGTCATTGATATGTTTCACTTTAATTTGTGGGGATATCATTTTCCCGTTTTTAACGTAGCGGATATATCGATTTGCTTGGGTGTCTCTGCATTAATTTATTTGTCAATGAAAGAGAGTCTTGAGGCGAAACGTGCCCGCGCCCTTTAA
- a CDS encoding CinA family nicotinamide mononucleotide deamidase-related protein, with protein sequence MPRVIIAAIGDELLKGKTLNSNAHFLSHLLTEEGFEVQGHVTSKDAPKSIRSMLEWGFQQANVVISTGGLGPTCDDLTKAIASEYMGYSLQFNPDVAQEIQGRLGSSPSIQNQATLPEGAPLLKNNLGTAYGMVLEKKGKLLILMPGVPPEMKAMAKSALIPFLVGRFPPIEKGYQQTFYLTMREENQVDPFLRTLSLQYPHVSIGIYPAYGHLTVRFSSKEGIDKVCDAFEKEFEEYLYDSEDGTIEGALYQLMTEKKQSLAVAESCSGGTIAAKITRLAGASDYFVGGVVSYSNEMKMKALGVLYETLMRYGAVSRETVIEMAKGALKLTGADYALAISGIAGPSGGSDEKPVGTVFGAIAHRNGEIDAGLIPLRLKNERALIIETASNLILGMLYRKVRYGKRSLA encoded by the coding sequence ATGCCTCGTGTCATCATAGCAGCCATTGGTGATGAGCTCTTAAAAGGGAAAACACTCAATTCAAATGCCCATTTCTTATCCCATCTTTTAACTGAAGAGGGGTTTGAAGTTCAGGGGCATGTGACATCAAAAGACGCACCAAAATCCATCCGATCCATGCTGGAGTGGGGATTTCAACAGGCGAATGTCGTGATCTCAACAGGAGGGCTTGGACCTACATGCGATGATCTCACGAAAGCCATTGCCTCTGAATATATGGGCTATTCCCTGCAGTTCAATCCCGATGTGGCTCAAGAAATTCAAGGGCGTTTGGGCTCATCGCCCTCCATTCAAAATCAAGCCACATTGCCGGAGGGCGCCCCTTTGTTAAAAAACAATTTAGGGACAGCCTATGGAATGGTTTTGGAAAAGAAAGGGAAATTGCTTATTTTAATGCCCGGCGTGCCTCCTGAAATGAAGGCAATGGCTAAGAGTGCCCTCATCCCCTTTTTAGTGGGGAGATTCCCTCCGATTGAAAAAGGATATCAGCAGACCTTCTATTTGACGATGCGAGAGGAAAATCAAGTAGATCCTTTTCTGCGCACGCTCAGTCTGCAATATCCCCACGTTTCAATCGGGATTTATCCCGCTTATGGGCATCTTACCGTTCGTTTTTCTTCAAAAGAGGGAATTGATAAGGTGTGCGATGCATTTGAAAAGGAGTTTGAGGAGTATTTATATGATTCGGAAGACGGTACGATTGAAGGGGCCCTCTATCAACTCATGACAGAAAAAAAACAATCACTGGCTGTAGCGGAATCATGCAGTGGAGGCACTATTGCGGCAAAAATCACGCGCCTTGCCGGGGCGTCAGATTATTTTGTGGGAGGTGTTGTCTCCTATAGCAATGAGATGAAAATGAAAGCCCTCGGTGTATTATATGAGACGTTGATGAGATATGGGGCCGTATCAAGAGAAACGGTGATTGAAATGGCAAAAGGGGCTTTAAAGCTCACGGGAGCAGACTATGCCCTGGCCATTTCAGGCATTGCGGGCCCTAGTGGAGGCAGTGATGAGAAGCCTGTCGGAACGGTCTTTGGCGCTATTGCACATCGAAATGGTGAAATCGATGCAGGATTAATCCCCCTCCGTTTGAAAAATGAAAGGGCATTGATTATAGAAACAGCATCAAATCTGATATTGGGTATGCTCTATCGCAAGGTGAGATATGGTAAAAGGAGTTTGGCGTGA